The nucleotide window AATATCCCATATATTCTGTAAATCTCTGAACAAGACATTTACAGTAGCTAAAAGAATATTTATTGAAATTATAAAAATACCATATAAAATCAAAAAAAACAAAAATCTAAAAATATCACTAAAAGAATTTATAAGTATCTTTTTTTGAATAAAAAAAACAATAAGAAATATTATCATTGTTAAAAAAAAGTTCATTAATGCCGTTAAATACGAAGCTACAGGCAATATTTCTTTATCTATTTTTATCTTTGTAACAATTGATTTTTTACCGATATATGAATTTAAACCATTTCCCGTTGCTTCAACAAAAAAATTCCACAACAAAACTCCTAAAAACAATCTTAACGGATAATCTTCTGAAACATCTATCTTTAAAAAAACTTTAAAAACTGTATAATATGCAAAAAATTGTAATAACGGTTTTAAAAATGACCATAAAAAACCTATTTTACTATTTTGATATCTTGTTTTCAAATCCATTTGAGATATTACAAATAATATTTCTTTGTTTTTAAACATTTCTTATTCTCCTTCGAAAATTTTTACATGTAATTTTATATTATTTTCAAGATTGTAAATTTTCAAGCATTCATCTATTTTTGAAGTATAGTCCTCTTTATAGTTTCTTATTTTTCCTGCCAACTCAATATAATTTCCTATATCAAATCTACTGAAAGTATCAGGAAAATATTTATTTAATTCAGTAAATGCTTTATTATTTGAATAAAGTGATTTTATTTTTGTTTCCAGAACTAAAGATGCTATTCCTGAACCGCTTTGATTTACCTCTAAGTAAGGTAATACTGCAAAATCACAACAATATAAAGCATCTAAAAAATCATCATCATTTAAATTACCTAAAAAACGAACTCTGCCCGATAAGGAATTTTCTTTTTTATTTTCTTCAAATTTCATGCTGATGCTATCTTTAAATATTTTTTCTTTTCCCTCTTCCTTTTTTTTCTCATCTATTGTCTCTATAATATGCATAAGTTTTGCTAAATACCCATCACAAGGGCAGTATTCCAATATAGACATAGGATGTTGTGAACCGAATATTAAAAGTTTATAATTATCAGGTAAATAAGGAAGTGCTTTTATTATAGTTTCATGCCCTTTATATTCTGATATATATCCGAATATTCCAATTGTTTTATCATTCTTTTCCAAATCATATTTTTCTTTGAATTTCTCAACTTCACTATCATTTCTTTTTCTTAAACGAGCTTTTTCATCTAAAAACGTCAAAGGAAAATCATATACATTATTAAAATCAAAAAATCTTTCTATATTTTTTTTATCTTTTTTTGTATGAACGATTATATTTGAATTATATTTCTTAGAATGAATTTTTATTAATTTTATCACGTCTTTATATAATTGTTTAAAATATATTTCATTTTTTATTCTTCTCATATTTTCAACAATATTTTTGCTTGAGAACAATATTTTTAAAGTTTTTAAACTGAACATTGCTTTTGGCAAATCAACTCTATGCATAGTTACTATTAAATTATTGGAAGTTTCTATTAATTTTTTGACTCTTCTGCATATATCACCTTTTGTATTTCCGTATAACCCTGCTTCAAACTGTATATTAACATAATCATATTTTTTCAAAGACTCTGCTATCTCATCTATATGTTTATCAGCTATTTTTTTTATATTTGAATTATTACTTGATAAAAGATCTATTTGTAACGGCAAAACATCAACTTCATAATATTTTGAAAACCCTTGTCTCAATACTTCTGTATAGGATGCATTTCCGCATGATTCATTATAACTGCTTATTATTGCTAATTTTTTCATTTATATTTGTATTTTAAAATATATATTAAAATACGACTCCTTTCTCTTTTTATATTTTTATTTTTATTTCAGATATCCCCAGTATATTTTTTAATAATTTATTATCCAATAACGTACAATTAGCTCTTTTTTCTGTAAAAATTTTATTATCACTTTCCATTAAAATCGGCACTATAAGTTTCTTATCACAATTGTACTTCTCAGCAATCATTAAACCTATATCATACTTAGACAAATTTTCATCTCCCGAAACATTAATACATTTCGGCATTTCTGAAGTATATCTCTCCATCAATTTTAATATTAATTCTGTTAATGTATTAAAATCTAATGCTGATTTTAGAGCATCTGAAAACATTTCAATCGATTTTTTATTTGTAATATTATCCACTATTACATCATAAAAATGTTTTTTATTTTTTTCTAAACTTGGACCTATTAAAAAAGGAAATCTTAATACATTATAACCGTAGCCTTTTACAATAGCTTCTGCTACAACTTTATTTTTTCCATAGATATTCACAGGATTTAAAATATCTTCTTCGGAAAATTTTTTATTTTTTTCTCCTGCTCCATAAACCATCTCTGTTGAAGAATAAAAGAAACACTCTACATTTTCTATTGAATTCACAAAAGATGATAACGATGTTACATTTATATTCCATGCTTTTCTCGGATTTTTCTTTACCAAATCGGGAGCATGATAAGCTGCAAGATAAAGTACTTTTACTTTTCCATACTCTTTACATTTTATATTTAATTTTTCTATATCTGATTGTTTTGTTATATCACACTCTAACCACTCAAGACGACTTGTATTCTCTTTTCCTTCTATGTTACAATCAACAGCCAATATTTTTTTATCAGTTTTTTCTATGATATTTTTTATCATATAAGAACCTATAAATCCATTCGCTCCTACAATTAAGTATACATTTTGTTTTTCATTATTCATAAATATCTTTTTCTCCATTTTCTAATTCGACTCCTTTATCATACATTGATACCATAACTGTATCTTCTAAAAAAATAAACCTATGTTTTATAAAAGAATGTATCATAAACATATCACCTTTTTTGAACGTATTTTCTTCTTTTTCTTCCCCTTTTTCTAATAACAATTTTATTTTTCCTTCTATAATATAAAATGCTTCATTACATATTTTGTGATAATGACCTCCCCGTTCAGAGTCTTTTTTTGAATATAATACATTTACTTGTTTCCATCCTTCTCTTACTAACTGTATCAATGCCCCTCCAGAATTTCTAAATTCAAAATCTGGTTTCATCATTTCGACTAACATATTTTCCTCCTACTTTATTAAATAGATTTTATTTTTATTTCTTTTTCCACTAATTTTAAATCATTTTTTACCATTCTTTCAACTAATTCTTCAAAAGAAATTTCTCTTTTCCATCCTAAATTTTCTTCTCCTTTTTTAGGATCTCCTATAAGTATATCTACTTCTGCAGGTCTGAAAAATTCAGGATTTATTTTAATTAATATTTTTCCCGTTTTAGCATCTTTTCCGATTTCATTTTCATTTTTTCCTTCCCAAACTACATCCATGTCAACATGTTTAAATGCTTTTTCAATAAATTCTCTTACTGTTCTTGTTTCATTTGTAGCTATTACATAATCATCCGCTTCATTTTGTTGTAACATTAACCACATAGCTTTTACATAATCTTTTGCATGTCCCCAGTCTCTTTTTGCATCAATATTTCCTAATTCCAATACATCCTGAACCCCTAATTTTATTCTTGCAACTGCATCTGTTATTTTTCTCGTAACAAATTCTTTTCCTCTTCTCTCAGATTCATGATTAAACAAAATTCCTGAACATGCATACATTCCGTAACTTTCTCTATAATTTTTAGTTATCCAGTGTCCGTATAACTTAGCTACTCCGTAAGGACTTCTCGGATAAAAAGGAGTTTCTTCATTTTGAGGTATAGCCTGAACAAGACCGAACATCTCGCTTGTAGATGCCTGATAAAATCTTGCCTCAGGTTTTACTATTTTTATGGCTTCCAGCATATTCAAAGCTCCTATTCCGTCTATATCAGCTGTCGCCGAAGGTTGTTCCCAGGAAGTTCCTACAAATGATTGTGCTGCCAAATTATATACTTCGTCAGCTTGAGATATTTTCATTGCATTTACTAAAGATACCAAATCCGTCATATCGGCATAAATAAATTTTATATCGTCTTTTCTATGTTCTATATTACCAAAAGTCGTTCTGCTTTTTCTTCTGATAAGACCGTATACTTTATATCCTTTTTCCAATAATAGTTCTGCCAAATAAGAGCCGTCCTGTCCTGTTATTCCTGTTATTAAAGCTTTTTTCATTATTAATCCTCCATTTAATTTAATATAAATTTTATAAGTATTCTGTTCTGTTACATATTTTTAAATTGTTTATAACTTCTTTTACTTCCTGAGTGTTATTTTTATTACATATTAAAATTGCATCTTCAGTATCTACAACTATTATATCTTCCAAACCTATTGTCGCTATAAGTTTATCCGTTCCCTGAATAATCGTATTTTTAGTTTTTATACTTATTACATTTCCGCTTATTACATTTCCGTCCTGATTACTTTGATTTATTCTTTCAAGCGATAACCAGCTTCCTACATCATCCCATCCGAAATTTCCCGGTATTACATATATATTTGATGCTTTTTCCATTAT belongs to Pseudoleptotrichia goodfellowii and includes:
- a CDS encoding glycosyltransferase family protein, with the translated sequence MKKLAIISSYNESCGNASYTEVLRQGFSKYYEVDVLPLQIDLLSSNNSNIKKIADKHIDEIAESLKKYDYVNIQFEAGLYGNTKGDICRRVKKLIETSNNLIVTMHRVDLPKAMFSLKTLKILFSSKNIVENMRRIKNEIYFKQLYKDVIKLIKIHSKKYNSNIIVHTKKDKKNIERFFDFNNVYDFPLTFLDEKARLRKRNDSEVEKFKEKYDLEKNDKTIGIFGYISEYKGHETIIKALPYLPDNYKLLIFGSQHPMSILEYCPCDGYLAKLMHIIETIDEKKKEEGKEKIFKDSISMKFEENKKENSLSGRVRFLGNLNDDDFLDALYCCDFAVLPYLEVNQSGSGIASLVLETKIKSLYSNNKAFTELNKYFPDTFSRFDIGNYIELAGKIRNYKEDYTSKIDECLKIYNLENNIKLHVKIFEGE
- a CDS encoding sugar nucleotide-binding protein; this encodes MEKKIFMNNEKQNVYLIVGANGFIGSYMIKNIIEKTDKKILAVDCNIEGKENTSRLEWLECDITKQSDIEKLNIKCKEYGKVKVLYLAAYHAPDLVKKNPRKAWNINVTSLSSFVNSIENVECFFYSSTEMVYGAGEKNKKFSEEDILNPVNIYGKNKVVAEAIVKGYGYNVLRFPFLIGPSLEKNKKHFYDVIVDNITNKKSIEMFSDALKSALDFNTLTELILKLMERYTSEMPKCINVSGDENLSKYDIGLMIAEKYNCDKKLIVPILMESDNKIFTEKRANCTLLDNKLLKNILGISEIKIKI
- a CDS encoding ABC transporter permease, yielding MFKNKEILFVISQMDLKTRYQNSKIGFLWSFLKPLLQFFAYYTVFKVFLKIDVSEDYPLRLFLGVLLWNFFVEATGNGLNSYIGKKSIVTKIKIDKEILPVASYLTALMNFFLTMIIFLIVFFIQKKILINSFSDIFRFLFFLILYGIFIISINILLATVNVLFRDLQNIWDIILTYGVFLTPIIYTIAIPQEYLKIYYFLNPLAYPIEEIKAAFFGVNGSWESTAHLTSFILSVILWTVISMIVKRKLGTKVADYL
- a CDS encoding cupin domain-containing protein, with amino-acid sequence MLVEMMKPDFEFRNSGGALIQLVREGWKQVNVLYSKKDSERGGHYHKICNEAFYIIEGKIKLLLEKGEEKEENTFKKGDMFMIHSFIKHRFIFLEDTVMVSMYDKGVELENGEKDIYE
- the gmd gene encoding GDP-mannose 4,6-dehydratase, which produces MKKALITGITGQDGSYLAELLLEKGYKVYGLIRRKSRTTFGNIEHRKDDIKFIYADMTDLVSLVNAMKISQADEVYNLAAQSFVGTSWEQPSATADIDGIGALNMLEAIKIVKPEARFYQASTSEMFGLVQAIPQNEETPFYPRSPYGVAKLYGHWITKNYRESYGMYACSGILFNHESERRGKEFVTRKITDAVARIKLGVQDVLELGNIDAKRDWGHAKDYVKAMWLMLQQNEADDYVIATNETRTVREFIEKAFKHVDMDVVWEGKNENEIGKDAKTGKILIKINPEFFRPAEVDILIGDPKKGEENLGWKREISFEELVERMVKNDLKLVEKEIKIKSI